From a region of the Streptomyces sp. NBC_01454 genome:
- a CDS encoding GTP-binding protein: MNGAQGAPTGTAPGSDPDVTLKVLVAGGFGAGKTTLVGAVSEIHPLRTEERLSEAGETVDDTGGVDLKGSTTVAMDFGRITIRQGLSLYLFGTPGQDRFWFLWDDLSEGALGAVVLADTRRLQDCFPAVDYFERRSIPFLVAVNCFAESHSYGADEVSRALDLDRSIPVVLCDVRDRDSGKEVLVRLVEHAGRWRSDRVLDPVG; encoded by the coding sequence ATGAACGGCGCACAGGGGGCCCCGACGGGCACAGCCCCGGGCTCCGACCCCGATGTGACCCTGAAAGTCTTAGTCGCGGGCGGCTTCGGCGCGGGCAAGACGACCCTGGTGGGCGCGGTCAGCGAAATCCACCCGCTCCGCACGGAGGAACGGCTCAGCGAGGCGGGCGAGACCGTGGACGACACCGGGGGAGTGGACCTCAAGGGCAGCACCACGGTGGCGATGGACTTCGGCCGCATCACCATCAGGCAGGGCCTGTCCCTCTACCTCTTCGGCACCCCGGGACAGGACCGCTTCTGGTTCCTGTGGGACGACCTGTCGGAGGGCGCGCTGGGCGCCGTGGTGCTGGCCGACACCCGGCGGCTGCAGGACTGCTTTCCCGCGGTCGACTACTTCGAGCGCCGCTCGATCCCGTTCCTGGTCGCCGTCAACTGCTTTGCCGAGTCGCACTCCTACGGGGCCGACGAGGTCTCCCGGGCACTGGACCTGGACCGCAGCATCCCGGTCGTGCTCTGCGACGTGCGCGACCGCGACTCCGGCAAGGAGGTGCTGGTCCGGCTCGTCGAGCACGCGGGACGGTGGCGCTCCGACCGGGTCCTGGACCCGGTGGGGTGA
- a CDS encoding amino acid ABC transporter permease, which produces MSVSKRQRARIIRGVQYGVLVVAVVVFALVADWHQLRMAFFDVGVVKALFPEIITTALVNTVLYTLLGFGFGLALGLVLALMRLSSVPPYRWIAVTYIEFFRGIPCLLVFIALGFGVPLAFEVALDMNVTVMLSLGLVGAAYMAETIRAGIQAVPKGQTEAARSLGMSHGRAMVSIVIPQAFRIVLPPLTNELILLTKDSSLVYLLGLSLSQFELANFGRDALNEHKSLTPILIAGLLYLVITLPLGQLVRRLEARTAKAR; this is translated from the coding sequence ATGTCTGTGTCCAAACGACAGCGCGCCCGGATCATCCGCGGTGTGCAGTACGGCGTCCTGGTCGTCGCCGTGGTGGTCTTCGCGCTGGTCGCCGACTGGCACCAGCTGCGGATGGCGTTCTTCGATGTCGGCGTCGTCAAGGCGCTCTTCCCCGAGATCATCACCACGGCGCTCGTCAATACCGTCCTCTACACCCTGCTCGGCTTCGGCTTCGGACTCGCGCTGGGGCTGGTGCTCGCGCTGATGCGGCTGTCCTCCGTGCCGCCCTACCGCTGGATCGCCGTCACCTATATCGAATTCTTCCGCGGGATCCCCTGTCTGCTGGTGTTCATCGCGCTCGGCTTCGGTGTGCCGCTGGCCTTCGAGGTCGCCCTCGACATGAACGTCACGGTGATGCTGTCGCTCGGGCTGGTGGGCGCGGCATACATGGCCGAGACCATCCGGGCCGGAATTCAGGCGGTCCCCAAGGGCCAGACGGAGGCGGCACGTTCGCTGGGAATGTCGCACGGGCGGGCGATGGTCTCCATCGTCATTCCGCAGGCGTTCCGCATCGTGCTGCCGCCGCTGACCAATGAACTGATCCTGCTGACCAAGGATTCCTCGCTGGTGTATCTGCTGGGGTTGTCCCTGTCCCAGTTCGAACTGGCCAACTTCGGCCGGGACGCGCTCAATGAGCACAAGAGCCTGACCCCGATCCTGATCGCCGGGCTGCTCTATCTCGTGATCACCCTCCCGCTCGGCCAGCTGGTCCGGCGCCTGGAGGCCCGTACGGCGAAGGCCAGGTGA
- a CDS encoding glycoside hydrolase family 2 TIM barrel-domain containing protein has product MTGTSPHAPHHTPPAPAPRTADETDRAPHRPGHPDRPPAPSPYYEDRSPGSGVLPPRAWYAGSDAARLSLNGIWRFRLSAGATAEDESFARPDFDDAQWQDLRVPGHWVLQGRTAADGSHEGGGAARANGAPAYTNTAYPFPVDPPRVPDENPTGDHRRVFDLPEEWGEGPAVLHFGGVESCARVWLNGQELGHFKGSRLPHEFEAGHLLRPRRNVLAVRVHQWSSGSYLEDQDQWWLPGIFRDVCLHRRPEGSVADHFVHAGFDHRTGHGTLEVECAPAGRVTVPALGLDLATGERATVPVRPWTAEDPHLYDGELVTPGERIPLRIGFRTVRVEDGLLKVNGRRILLRGVNRHEFHPRHGRALDPETMRRDLLLMKRHHINAVRTSHYPPDPAFLGLCDELGLWVVEECDLETHGFAQQDWRDNPVDDPRWEPALLDRAQRMVERDKNHPSIVLWSLGNECGTGHGLSVMAAWMRERDPSRSLHYEGDRSCADTDVYSRMYAGHAEVERIGQRAEEPLPDPELDTRRRHLPFLLCEYAHAMGNGPGGLGEYQRLFERYARCQGGFVWEWIDHGLRQRTPAGEIFHAYGGDFGEELHDGNFVCDGLVFPDRVPSPGLLELKKVFEPVRIEAGTDDEGHPDAVRLTNRYDFGGLGHLTFRWIYEVAGELRGHGRLDVPPVAPGASATVPLPTPPVEPGEDGEALWTVSAVLDEDTAWAPAGHEIAWGQLPAGPRPAVSWTATAAPRRGVGNVIVLGPGTFDAATGTLGYLDGFRIGGPRLDVWRAPTDNDEAAPWQPGPRPATEWRRIGLHRMRHRVDAVETGPDGVRVRTRLAPAGSPLALRTVYHWTAQADRLRLELSVEPEGDWTVPLPRLGVRMLVCGSLGCAEWFGGGPGEGYPDTRAATRVGRWSMPVDALQTPYVRPQENGARPGVRWVELTRTDGSGLRIEGDPDFYFAARRWSAEELTAARHTTDLRPGGGLWLHLDHAQHGIGSQSCGPGVLPQHRLEAAPARFSFVFSSLR; this is encoded by the coding sequence GTGACCGGCACTTCGCCGCACGCGCCGCACCACACGCCGCCCGCACCCGCCCCCCGGACCGCCGACGAGACGGACCGCGCACCGCACCGCCCCGGCCACCCCGACCGCCCCCCGGCCCCCTCCCCGTACTACGAGGACCGTTCACCGGGGAGCGGGGTCCTGCCGCCACGCGCCTGGTACGCGGGATCGGATGCCGCCCGGCTCTCCCTGAACGGCATCTGGCGGTTCCGGCTCTCGGCGGGCGCCACCGCCGAGGACGAGTCGTTCGCGCGGCCGGACTTCGACGATGCGCAGTGGCAGGACCTGCGGGTGCCCGGCCACTGGGTGCTGCAGGGACGCACCGCCGCCGACGGCTCCCACGAGGGCGGCGGAGCGGCCCGGGCGAACGGCGCGCCCGCCTACACCAACACCGCCTACCCCTTCCCGGTCGACCCGCCGCGGGTGCCGGACGAGAACCCGACGGGCGATCACCGGCGGGTCTTCGATCTGCCCGAGGAGTGGGGCGAGGGGCCCGCCGTCCTGCACTTCGGCGGGGTGGAGTCCTGCGCCCGGGTCTGGCTCAACGGGCAGGAACTGGGCCACTTCAAGGGCAGCCGGCTGCCGCACGAGTTCGAGGCCGGGCATCTGCTGCGGCCGCGCCGCAATGTGCTGGCCGTGCGGGTCCACCAGTGGTCGTCGGGGAGCTACCTGGAGGACCAGGACCAGTGGTGGCTGCCCGGCATCTTCCGGGACGTCTGCCTCCACCGCCGTCCCGAGGGCTCGGTCGCCGACCACTTCGTCCACGCCGGGTTCGACCACCGCACCGGTCACGGCACCCTGGAGGTGGAGTGCGCTCCGGCCGGCCGGGTGACCGTGCCGGCGCTCGGGCTCGATCTGGCGACCGGGGAGCGCGCGACGGTGCCGGTGCGCCCCTGGACGGCCGAGGATCCGCATCTCTACGACGGGGAGCTGGTCACCCCCGGCGAGCGGATCCCGCTGCGGATCGGCTTCCGCACGGTCCGCGTCGAGGACGGGCTGCTGAAGGTCAACGGCCGCCGGATCCTGCTGCGCGGCGTCAACCGCCATGAGTTCCACCCGCGCCACGGCCGCGCCCTGGACCCCGAAACGATGCGCCGCGATCTGCTGCTGATGAAGCGGCACCACATCAACGCGGTGCGCACCAGCCACTATCCGCCGGACCCCGCCTTCCTCGGCCTGTGCGACGAGCTGGGGCTGTGGGTCGTCGAGGAATGCGATCTGGAGACGCACGGGTTCGCCCAGCAGGACTGGCGGGACAACCCGGTCGACGATCCGCGCTGGGAGCCTGCGCTGCTCGACCGGGCACAGCGGATGGTCGAGCGGGACAAGAACCACCCCAGCATCGTGCTGTGGTCGCTGGGCAACGAGTGCGGCACGGGACACGGACTGTCCGTCATGGCCGCCTGGATGAGGGAGCGCGACCCGTCCCGCTCGTTGCACTACGAGGGCGACCGCAGTTGCGCGGACACCGATGTCTACTCCCGGATGTACGCCGGGCACGCCGAGGTGGAGCGCATCGGGCAGCGCGCCGAGGAGCCGCTGCCCGATCCGGAGCTGGACACCCGCCGGCGGCACCTGCCGTTTCTGCTGTGTGAGTACGCCCATGCCATGGGCAACGGTCCGGGCGGACTGGGCGAGTACCAGCGGCTGTTCGAGCGGTACGCGCGCTGCCAGGGCGGCTTCGTCTGGGAGTGGATCGATCACGGGCTGCGGCAGCGGACGCCCGCCGGCGAGATCTTCCACGCCTACGGCGGCGACTTCGGCGAGGAGCTGCACGACGGGAACTTCGTCTGCGACGGGCTGGTCTTCCCCGACCGGGTGCCCTCGCCGGGCCTGTTGGAGCTGAAGAAGGTCTTCGAGCCGGTGCGGATCGAGGCCGGGACCGACGACGAGGGCCACCCGGACGCGGTCCGGCTCACCAATCGCTACGACTTCGGCGGCCTCGGTCATCTCACCTTCCGGTGGATCTACGAGGTCGCCGGCGAGCTGCGCGGGCACGGCCGGCTGGACGTACCGCCGGTGGCGCCCGGCGCGTCGGCGACGGTCCCGCTGCCGACGCCGCCGGTCGAGCCGGGCGAGGACGGCGAGGCGCTGTGGACGGTTTCGGCGGTGCTGGACGAGGACACCGCCTGGGCGCCGGCCGGGCACGAGATCGCCTGGGGCCAGCTGCCGGCCGGCCCGCGCCCCGCCGTCTCCTGGACGGCCACCGCCGCCCCGCGCCGCGGCGTGGGCAACGTGATCGTCCTGGGCCCGGGGACCTTCGACGCCGCCACGGGGACACTCGGCTATCTCGACGGCTTCCGGATCGGCGGCCCCCGGCTGGACGTCTGGCGGGCGCCGACCGACAACGACGAGGCCGCGCCCTGGCAGCCGGGGCCACGGCCGGCCACCGAGTGGCGGCGGATCGGACTGCACCGGATGCGGCATCGCGTGGACGCCGTCGAGACGGGGCCGGACGGCGTGCGGGTACGGACCCGTCTCGCCCCGGCCGGCTCGCCGCTCGCGCTGCGCACGGTCTACCACTGGACGGCCCAAGCGGACCGGCTGCGGCTGGAGTTGAGCGTCGAACCGGAAGGTGACTGGACGGTTCCGCTGCCGCGGCTGGGCGTGCGGATGCTGGTGTGCGGCAGTCTGGGCTGCGCCGAGTGGTTCGGCGGCGGGCCCGGCGAGGGCTATCCGGACACCCGGGCCGCCACCCGCGTGGGCCGCTGGTCGATGCCGGTGGACGCGCTGCAGACGCCGTATGTGCGGCCGCAGGAGAACGGCGCACGGCCCGGTGTGCGCTGGGTGGAGCTGACCCGTACGGACGGCTCGGGCCTGCGGATCGAGGGCGACCCGGATTTCTACTTCGCCGCCCGCCGGTGGTCGGCCGAGGAGCTCACCGCGGCCCGGCACACCACGGATCTGCGGCCCGGCGGGGGGCTGTGGCTCCATCTCGACCATGCGCAGCACGGGATCGGCAGCCAGTCGTGCGGGCCGGGGGTGCTGCCGCAGCACCGGCTGGAGGCGGCACCGGCACGGTTCTCGTTCGTGTTCTCGTCGTTGCGCTGA
- a CDS encoding basic amino acid ABC transporter substrate-binding protein, with translation MSARSVSSVIAVVAAVAVVAGCSSTASNGKKGAGGLELVSSGTLKTCTHLPYAPFQVKKNGKIVGFDVDLVDLVAKNLGIKQEIVNTPFEGIETGQDFTIRKCDLAAAGMTITPERDKVMDFSDPYFNATQALLTKKGKPYKKVEDLKGKKLGYQKATTGGIYAKDHGKGVELVEFEDLGLLLTAVKSGQVDAGINDNGVLFDYVKQNPDTAVTAEFNTGEHYGIGVRTGNDVLRKKINEVIKKAKSDGTYDRIYKKWFGTTPQS, from the coding sequence GTGTCCGCTCGCTCCGTGTCGTCTGTCATAGCCGTTGTCGCTGCCGTCGCCGTCGTGGCGGGGTGCAGCAGCACCGCGTCCAACGGGAAGAAGGGGGCCGGCGGGCTGGAGCTCGTCTCCTCCGGGACGCTGAAGACCTGCACCCACCTTCCGTACGCGCCGTTCCAGGTGAAGAAGAACGGCAAGATCGTCGGGTTCGATGTGGATCTGGTCGACCTCGTTGCCAAGAACCTCGGGATCAAGCAGGAGATCGTCAACACCCCCTTCGAAGGCATCGAGACCGGCCAGGACTTCACCATCCGCAAATGCGATCTGGCCGCGGCCGGCATGACGATCACGCCCGAGCGCGACAAGGTGATGGACTTCTCCGACCCCTATTTCAACGCCACCCAGGCGCTGTTGACGAAGAAGGGCAAGCCCTACAAGAAGGTCGAGGACCTCAAGGGCAAGAAGCTCGGCTATCAGAAGGCCACCACCGGCGGGATCTACGCCAAGGACCACGGCAAGGGCGTCGAACTCGTGGAGTTCGAGGATCTGGGGCTGCTGCTGACCGCCGTGAAGTCCGGCCAGGTCGACGCCGGCATCAATGACAACGGTGTGCTCTTCGACTATGTGAAGCAGAATCCCGACACCGCGGTCACCGCCGAATTCAATACGGGCGAGCACTACGGCATCGGTGTCCGTACCGGGAACGACGTGCTGCGCAAGAAGATCAACGAGGTCATCAAGAAGGCGAAATCCGACGGGACGTACGACCGGATCTACAAGAAGTGGTTCGGCACCACCCCGCAGAGCTGA
- a CDS encoding oxygenase MpaB family protein has translation MRRYDWLREIRRLDPERDFLRIYRIIATHEFPWDLTRALELALYRTYAVPSIGRLLAETAELTDRTQKRYDDTALLLDAVVEHGFDSTDGRTAIRRINQMHRGYDISNEDMRYVLCTFVVVPKRWLDEYGWRRLTAHEQQAVAAYYRTLGRHMGITAIPQTYEDFERCLDAYEAAHFGWDEGARRVSDATLDLMAGWYGPLAPVVRGAGLALLDDTLLAVFRYERPAPAVRKTVRTALKLRARAVRLLPPRRTPHYARQNPEIKGYPNGFRVAALGTFPAARRTGSCPVPHGEDPAAPE, from the coding sequence GTGCGGCGTTACGACTGGTTACGGGAGATCCGCCGGCTCGACCCGGAGCGCGATTTCCTGCGTATCTACCGCATCATCGCGACCCATGAATTCCCCTGGGACCTGACCCGCGCCCTGGAGCTGGCGCTCTACCGCACCTATGCCGTGCCGAGCATCGGCCGGCTGCTCGCCGAGACGGCGGAGCTGACGGACCGTACGCAAAAGCGCTATGACGACACCGCCCTCCTCCTGGACGCCGTCGTCGAGCACGGCTTCGACAGCACGGACGGCCGGACGGCGATCCGCCGCATCAACCAGATGCACCGCGGCTACGACATCAGCAACGAGGACATGCGCTACGTCCTGTGCACCTTCGTGGTGGTGCCCAAGCGCTGGCTCGACGAGTACGGCTGGCGGCGGCTGACCGCACACGAACAGCAGGCCGTCGCCGCCTACTACCGCACCCTCGGCCGGCACATGGGCATCACCGCGATCCCGCAGACCTACGAGGACTTCGAGCGCTGCCTCGACGCCTACGAGGCGGCCCACTTCGGCTGGGACGAGGGCGCACGCCGGGTGTCGGACGCCACCCTGGATCTGATGGCGGGCTGGTACGGCCCGCTCGCCCCGGTGGTGCGCGGCGCCGGCCTGGCCCTCCTGGACGACACGCTCCTGGCGGTGTTCCGGTACGAGCGGCCCGCGCCGGCGGTGCGCAAGACGGTCCGCACGGCGCTGAAGCTGCGCGCCCGGGCCGTGCGACTGCTGCCGCCCCGCCGCACCCCGCACTACGCCCGCCAGAACCCCGAGATCAAGGGCTATCCGAACGGCTTCCGGGTGGCCGCACTCGGCACCTTCCCCGCCGCCCGCCGCACGGGCAGCTGCCCGGTCCCGCACGGAGAGGACCCGGCGGCTCCCGAATGA
- a CDS encoding nuclear transport factor 2 family protein yields MTRTGMETALTDLLFNGDITLQEAVDRHFTPEYRQRTDGEWADRAQFLEHMTHVRGLVADGRVEVHEELYDGGNYADRHTVHLTKKDGSTVSMEVYVFADLASDGRFSRIEETTLMLQGSDADRTIGSAR; encoded by the coding sequence ATGACGCGCACCGGTATGGAGACCGCCCTGACCGACCTGCTCTTCAACGGTGACATCACCCTGCAGGAGGCCGTCGACCGTCACTTCACCCCGGAGTACCGCCAGCGCACGGACGGCGAGTGGGCCGACCGCGCCCAGTTCCTGGAGCACATGACCCACGTACGCGGCCTTGTCGCCGACGGTCGTGTCGAGGTGCACGAGGAGCTGTACGACGGCGGCAACTACGCCGACCGGCACACCGTCCACCTCACCAAGAAGGACGGCTCGACCGTGAGCATGGAGGTCTACGTGTTCGCCGACCTCGCGTCGGACGGCCGGTTCAGCCGCATCGAGGAGACCACCCTGATGCTCCAGGGCTCCGACGCCGACCGCACCATCGGCAGCGCCCGTTAG
- a CDS encoding PPOX class F420-dependent oxidoreductase, giving the protein MAHKMTKDEWQRFLSEGTRTGKLATVRADGSPHVAPVWFLMDGDELVFNTGEDTVKGRNLARDGRVALCVDDDTPPFSFAVVHGTAETSSEQADVRHWATRIAARYMGEDRAEEYGARNGVPGELVVRVRIDKVVAVAALAS; this is encoded by the coding sequence ATGGCACACAAGATGACCAAGGACGAGTGGCAGAGGTTCCTTTCCGAGGGGACCCGTACCGGCAAGCTGGCGACCGTACGGGCCGACGGCAGCCCGCATGTCGCGCCGGTGTGGTTCCTCATGGACGGCGACGAGCTGGTGTTCAACACCGGTGAGGACACGGTCAAGGGCCGCAACCTCGCCCGTGACGGCCGGGTGGCGCTGTGCGTCGACGACGACACCCCGCCGTTCTCCTTCGCGGTCGTCCACGGGACGGCGGAGACCAGCAGTGAGCAGGCGGACGTGCGCCACTGGGCGACGCGGATCGCGGCGCGTTACATGGGTGAGGACCGGGCGGAGGAGTACGGCGCGCGCAACGGAGTGCCGGGCGAGCTGGTCGTACGGGTCAGGATCGACAAGGTCGTCGCGGTGGCGGCACTGGCGAGCTGA
- a CDS encoding MarR family winged helix-turn-helix transcriptional regulator, giving the protein MENEAGQEIADALGVLLRRTTRTQLYKQLTEGMDEAVDELTYPVLSALARTGSRSAAELAPDVDVDRSGVTRRASRLADAGLVRREADPTDRRAHLLVLTDQGRSAVAELRARLAAHLMTGMSSWPPGEVGQFAHLLRRFTVEGPFVQQRQDRPGAS; this is encoded by the coding sequence GTGGAGAACGAAGCAGGGCAGGAGATCGCAGACGCGCTGGGCGTTCTGCTCCGGCGCACCACCCGCACCCAGCTGTACAAACAGCTCACCGAAGGCATGGACGAGGCGGTGGACGAACTGACCTACCCGGTACTGAGCGCCCTGGCCCGCACGGGATCCCGCAGCGCGGCCGAACTGGCCCCCGATGTCGACGTCGACCGCTCCGGCGTCACCCGCCGCGCCTCCCGGCTGGCGGACGCCGGCCTCGTCCGCCGCGAGGCGGACCCCACCGACCGGCGCGCACACCTGCTCGTCCTCACCGACCAGGGCCGGTCCGCGGTGGCGGAGCTGCGCGCGCGTCTGGCCGCGCACCTCATGACGGGCATGTCCTCCTGGCCGCCGGGGGAGGTGGGGCAATTCGCCCACCTCCTGCGCCGCTTCACAGTCGAAGGACCGTTCGTACAGCAGAGGCAGGACCGGCCCGGGGCTTCCTGA
- a CDS encoding class I SAM-dependent methyltransferase, translating to MTDHHADRPHEVRAFFAARAAGWDAKFPDDGPAYAAGIAELGLQEGDRVLDAGCGTGRALSALRSAVGPRGTVLGADLTPEMLEAAVRAGRDREAALLLADVTRLPLPDAALDAVFAAGLLSHLSHSAGGLAELARVVRPGGRLALFHPIGRAALAARKGRPLTSGDLRAEPNLRPLLTAAGWELIRYEDEDARYLALAVRRG from the coding sequence ATGACCGACCATCACGCCGACCGGCCGCACGAGGTCCGCGCGTTCTTCGCCGCCCGCGCGGCCGGCTGGGACGCCAAGTTCCCCGACGACGGCCCGGCCTACGCCGCGGGCATCGCCGAACTGGGCCTCCAGGAAGGCGACCGGGTCCTGGACGCCGGCTGCGGTACGGGGCGGGCACTGTCCGCGCTGCGGTCGGCCGTGGGGCCGCGCGGGACGGTGCTGGGCGCGGATCTCACGCCCGAGATGCTGGAGGCCGCCGTGCGGGCCGGGCGGGACCGTGAGGCGGCGCTGCTCCTCGCGGACGTGACCCGGCTGCCGCTGCCGGATGCCGCGCTGGACGCGGTCTTCGCCGCCGGGCTGCTGTCCCATCTGTCCCACTCGGCGGGCGGCCTGGCCGAACTCGCCCGGGTCGTACGCCCCGGTGGCCGGCTGGCGCTGTTCCACCCCATCGGGCGGGCGGCCCTCGCCGCGCGCAAGGGGCGCCCGCTGACCTCCGGCGACCTGCGCGCCGAGCCGAATCTGCGGCCGCTTCTCACCGCCGCCGGGTGGGAGCTGATCCGGTACGAGGACGAGGACGCCCGCTATCTGGCGCTGGCCGTCCGGCGGGGGTGA
- the mmuM gene encoding homocysteine S-methyltransferase produces MVSTSPSLTEALAAGPVVLDGGLSNQLEAAGHDLSDALWSARLLAEEPEALVRAHQAYYEAGAQVAITASYQATFEGFARRGIGTRQAAELLGRSVELAREAAGRARAGGVAGPLYVAASAGPYGAMLADGSEYRGRYGLSVAALERFHRPRLEVLAAARPDVLALETVPDADEARALLRAVRGLGVPAYLSYSVAGGSTRAGQPLAEAFAVTAEADEVIAVGVNCCAPQDADRAVRLAARLTGKPVVVYPNSGESWDAGARAWRGSAAFDAERVAAWAADGAGLIGGCCRVGPEAIAAVAAALGR; encoded by the coding sequence ATGGTCAGCACGTCCCCGTCACTCACCGAGGCCCTCGCCGCGGGGCCGGTCGTCCTCGACGGGGGCCTGTCGAACCAGCTGGAGGCCGCCGGGCACGACCTGAGCGACGCGCTGTGGTCGGCCCGCCTGCTGGCCGAGGAGCCGGAGGCCCTCGTGCGGGCGCACCAGGCCTACTACGAGGCCGGAGCGCAGGTCGCGATCACCGCCAGCTACCAGGCGACGTTCGAGGGCTTCGCGCGGCGCGGCATCGGCACCCGGCAGGCCGCGGAACTGCTCGGCCGGAGTGTGGAGCTGGCCCGCGAGGCGGCCGGGCGGGCGCGGGCCGGCGGGGTCGCCGGGCCGCTGTATGTGGCCGCGTCGGCGGGCCCGTACGGGGCGATGCTGGCGGACGGCTCCGAATACCGCGGCCGCTACGGCCTGTCGGTGGCGGCGCTGGAGCGTTTCCACCGGCCGCGGCTGGAGGTGCTGGCCGCGGCGCGGCCCGATGTGCTGGCGCTGGAGACGGTGCCGGACGCCGACGAGGCCCGGGCACTGCTGCGCGCGGTGCGCGGGCTGGGGGTCCCGGCGTATCTGTCGTACAGCGTCGCGGGCGGGAGCACCCGCGCCGGGCAGCCGCTGGCGGAGGCGTTCGCGGTGACGGCGGAGGCCGACGAGGTGATCGCGGTGGGCGTGAACTGCTGCGCACCACAGGATGCGGACCGCGCGGTACGGCTGGCGGCACGGCTCACCGGAAAGCCGGTGGTGGTCTACCCCAACAGCGGGGAGAGCTGGGACGCCGGGGCCCGGGCCTGGCGCGGGAGCGCGGCGTTCGATGCGGAGCGGGTCGCCGCCTGGGCCGCGGACGGCGCCGGGCTCATCGGCGGCTGCTGCCGGGTGGGCCCGGAGGCCATCGCCGCCGTGGCGGCCGCGCTGGGCCGCTGA